A genome region from Methylobacterium sp. FF17 includes the following:
- a CDS encoding HIRAN domain-containing protein — protein sequence MSDIGYDYEGDDDSAAGDAELDLIHRAAIETCLAAGLDLRGVRFTDLGQVAEDIAEGEPWCLTELAGLQFYKYGLWDGFLEERVMPKDGDRLSLKRAPENEHDANAVEVWWRNGLRLGHLPRAVAAVVAGPLDIGLRCRAFIADGGTGEAWTAKALLVGEAVRGLHEKRIAHVIADAIREHEGRELDQAARRRSLGLHNGIRFDMEQDERRKRRIVQAVNALLPGEAFEIEPPALGWCDLFTIERILDVSRSTARRLAERAGSKIEVHRRGWYATGTHVEVTSRLQDAMRDWAAHPVRRITHEDVRLGTGSIVAPAPRSADDIPF from the coding sequence ATGAGCGACATCGGCTACGACTACGAAGGGGACGACGACAGCGCGGCCGGGGACGCCGAGCTCGACCTGATCCACCGCGCGGCGATCGAGACTTGCCTCGCGGCCGGTCTCGACCTGCGCGGGGTGCGGTTCACCGATCTCGGTCAGGTGGCCGAGGACATCGCCGAGGGCGAGCCCTGGTGCCTGACTGAACTCGCTGGCCTGCAGTTCTACAAGTACGGCCTGTGGGACGGGTTTCTGGAAGAGCGTGTCATGCCGAAGGACGGCGACCGCCTCTCCCTCAAACGGGCGCCGGAGAACGAGCACGACGCGAACGCCGTCGAGGTCTGGTGGCGGAACGGGCTGAGGCTCGGGCACCTGCCGCGCGCCGTGGCCGCCGTCGTCGCCGGCCCCCTCGACATCGGGTTGCGGTGCCGAGCCTTCATCGCCGACGGCGGCACGGGGGAGGCGTGGACGGCCAAGGCACTCCTCGTCGGCGAGGCGGTGCGGGGGCTCCACGAGAAGCGGATCGCCCACGTCATCGCGGACGCCATCCGAGAGCACGAGGGGCGAGAGCTAGATCAGGCTGCACGGCGACGCAGCCTGGGTCTTCACAACGGCATCCGCTTCGACATGGAGCAGGACGAGCGTCGGAAGCGTCGCATCGTCCAGGCCGTTAACGCCCTCCTGCCGGGCGAGGCCTTCGAGATCGAGCCGCCGGCTCTTGGGTGGTGCGATCTCTTCACGATCGAGCGGATCCTCGACGTGTCCCGCTCGACCGCCCGCCGCCTTGCGGAGCGGGCCGGGTCGAAGATCGAGGTCCACCGGCGGGGCTGGTACGCGACCGGCACTCACGTCGAGGTCACGTCCCGCCTACAGGACGCGATGCGGGACTGGGCCGCCCATCCAGTCCGGAGGATCACGCACGAGGACGTCCGGCTCGGTACTGGCAGCATCGTCGCCCCGGCGCCGCGGTCCGCCGACGACATCCCCTTCTGA
- a CDS encoding HEPN domain-containing protein, giving the protein MPLNLHANCTARLEEVLTAGMRKLRVIYGTILAWQTLDALIPLNDVVPKQDRLPVPLTAMIDERPVSDFAADRIGRLLSNLGTFQDMAIPLPEQLVSLAPFADPAPIAQRIVGEFASLPWDYVFSLRLPRSIGTVLATLMDATGPMDIGGGISLVRTSDALQAQFPLPYASSLLMTLGAKGAWETDAVYLQVPGSGYADRYGTTGTVLRAVETLQTFLGLGIALHLFRYSPSSNSTPFGPPRSSYHVHRQVDGAWAYDTSVDMEATVVMGLEGFDCTGLAGNQNYVRFAGTVLRTMGSCFSHPREAGRILRAGQWLAGSYASRNETLSFVQAMVAMEILLGDKKTSDMVGIGELLSNRCAYLIGESQADREKVLADFRGLYSVRSEIVHSGKTRLSYSEREKFHRLLGICQRSIAAEIDLLMKNRAG; this is encoded by the coding sequence GTGCCCCTGAACCTCCACGCCAACTGCACCGCCCGCCTCGAAGAGGTGCTGACCGCCGGGATGCGGAAGCTCCGCGTCATCTACGGCACCATCCTGGCGTGGCAGACCCTCGACGCCCTCATCCCCCTGAATGACGTCGTCCCGAAACAGGACCGTCTCCCGGTTCCGCTGACGGCCATGATCGACGAGCGGCCAGTCTCGGACTTCGCCGCCGACCGGATCGGCCGGCTCCTGTCCAACCTCGGCACCTTCCAGGACATGGCGATCCCGCTGCCGGAGCAGCTCGTCAGCCTCGCGCCCTTCGCGGATCCGGCGCCGATCGCGCAGCGGATCGTCGGGGAGTTCGCGTCCCTTCCCTGGGACTATGTCTTCAGCCTTCGGCTCCCGCGCTCGATCGGGACGGTGCTGGCGACCCTGATGGACGCGACGGGGCCGATGGACATCGGCGGCGGCATCTCGCTGGTCCGGACGAGCGATGCGCTGCAGGCGCAGTTCCCCCTCCCCTACGCATCCTCCCTGCTCATGACCCTCGGCGCCAAGGGGGCCTGGGAGACGGACGCCGTCTACCTGCAGGTGCCGGGCTCCGGATACGCCGACCGGTACGGCACCACCGGCACGGTGCTTCGGGCGGTCGAGACCCTTCAGACATTCCTCGGCCTCGGCATCGCGCTGCACCTGTTCCGCTACAGCCCGTCCTCGAACTCGACCCCCTTCGGTCCGCCCCGCAGCTCGTACCATGTCCACCGGCAGGTCGACGGGGCGTGGGCCTACGACACCAGCGTCGACATGGAGGCGACGGTCGTCATGGGGTTGGAGGGGTTCGACTGCACCGGCCTCGCCGGCAACCAGAACTACGTGCGGTTCGCCGGGACGGTGCTTCGGACGATGGGGTCGTGCTTCTCCCATCCGCGGGAGGCTGGACGGATCCTGCGGGCGGGGCAGTGGCTGGCGGGCAGCTACGCGAGCCGGAACGAAACCCTGTCGTTCGTCCAGGCCATGGTCGCCATGGAAATCCTGCTCGGGGACAAGAAGACCTCGGACATGGTCGGGATCGGCGAGCTCCTGAGCAACCGCTGCGCCTACCTGATCGGCGAGAGCCAGGCCGACCGGGAGAAGGTCCTCGCCGACTTCCGAGGGCTCTATTCCGTTCGGTCGGAGATCGTGCACAGCGGCAAGACCCGGCTCTCCTATTCCGAGCGCGAGAAATTCCACAGGCTTCTGGGCATCTGCCAGCGCTCGATCGCCGCAGAGATCGACCTCCTGATGAAGAACCGAGCGGGCTAG
- a CDS encoding DEAD/DEAH box helicase family protein: MVDFKKRLGGKGAVKATNPVEIYDRLDRAHDKGPLRPAQEAVLGEWFKDHQATRDIIVKLHTGQGKTLVGLLMLQSRLNAGHGPVVYLCPDHFLIDQTCEQARQFGIRVCKAEDALPDEFINSGAILVTSVQKLFNGMTKFGLHRQSIGVDTVLMDDAHACADRIREACHIRIPNDEPAYATLRTLFADDLERQGVGTFADIENGKRDAILPVPYWAWQDREREVAGILSANAERRSIKFAWPLLKDILGHCQCVVSGAAIEIEPYVAPLNAFGSYWDAKHRIFMSATVTDDAFLVKGLQLKPGTIARPLTYDKETWSGEKMVLLPSLFNETLDREWVVKAFGEPDAKRPYGVVALVPSFARTKDWAGYGSKVADKTSLGTIVDDLRRREFEQTVVLANRYDGIDLPDETCRILVFDSRPYSESLIDLHEEHCRPRSEATLMRTLRSVEQGMGRSVRGEKDYSVIVVTGADLVRLLREKASRHHLSPQVSTQIEIGLEIAELAREEIENESKSPEDAFGGLVRQCIRRDEGWKQFYAEEMAGVTPGRANAKVLGVYAAELAAEQAYVDGDYARASETIQALLDDGSVGEDDKGWYLQERARYEHQSRRADAQVLQVSAHRKNRLLLKPPTGVTVSKLTIVSQGRMERIADWVRGFGSYVEMDVTVSDILGRLVFGTKADNFEKALDELSRALGFAGERPDKEWKEGPDNLWALDDRRYLLIECKSEVDVARTEIDKREADQMNRSSTWFKKHYEGMSATRFIIHPAGKIQSAAGFNDHVEGVRVNELRRLVKACRGFFKSFEAQDFADLSVRQIQKSIDAHKLSADDLSISYSVKLKSLK; encoded by the coding sequence TTGGTCGATTTTAAGAAACGCCTCGGCGGCAAGGGGGCAGTCAAGGCGACGAACCCCGTCGAGATCTACGACAGGCTCGACCGCGCGCACGACAAGGGTCCCCTCCGGCCGGCCCAGGAGGCCGTGCTCGGCGAGTGGTTCAAGGACCATCAGGCGACGCGGGACATCATCGTCAAGCTGCACACCGGGCAGGGCAAGACGCTCGTCGGACTGCTCATGCTGCAGTCAAGGCTGAACGCGGGCCACGGGCCGGTGGTGTACCTTTGCCCAGACCATTTCCTCATCGACCAGACCTGCGAGCAAGCGAGGCAGTTCGGCATCCGCGTCTGCAAGGCCGAAGATGCGCTGCCCGACGAGTTCATCAATTCCGGCGCGATCCTCGTGACCTCGGTCCAGAAGCTCTTCAACGGGATGACCAAGTTCGGCCTGCATCGCCAGTCGATCGGCGTCGACACGGTCCTGATGGACGACGCGCACGCCTGCGCCGACCGGATCCGGGAGGCCTGCCACATCCGGATCCCGAACGATGAGCCGGCCTACGCCACCCTCAGGACGTTGTTCGCCGACGATCTCGAACGCCAGGGCGTGGGGACTTTCGCAGACATCGAGAACGGAAAGCGCGATGCCATCCTGCCGGTGCCGTACTGGGCTTGGCAGGACCGTGAGAGGGAGGTCGCCGGCATCCTGTCCGCGAACGCCGAGCGGCGCTCGATCAAGTTCGCCTGGCCCTTACTGAAGGACATCCTCGGCCACTGCCAGTGCGTCGTCTCGGGGGCGGCAATCGAGATCGAGCCCTATGTCGCGCCCTTGAACGCCTTCGGGTCGTACTGGGACGCCAAGCATCGCATCTTCATGTCGGCTACGGTGACCGATGACGCGTTCCTGGTGAAGGGCCTGCAACTGAAGCCGGGCACGATCGCCCGCCCCCTGACCTATGACAAGGAGACCTGGTCCGGCGAGAAGATGGTCCTCCTGCCCTCGCTGTTCAACGAGACGCTCGACCGCGAGTGGGTGGTGAAGGCCTTCGGCGAGCCGGACGCCAAGCGCCCCTACGGCGTGGTGGCTCTCGTGCCGAGCTTCGCGAGGACGAAGGATTGGGCGGGGTACGGGAGCAAGGTCGCGGACAAGACCTCCCTGGGAACCATCGTCGACGATTTGCGCCGGCGGGAGTTCGAGCAGACGGTCGTCCTCGCGAACCGGTACGACGGGATCGACCTGCCGGACGAGACCTGCCGGATCCTGGTCTTCGATTCCCGTCCGTATTCGGAGAGCCTGATCGACCTGCACGAGGAGCATTGCCGTCCGAGGAGCGAGGCGACGCTGATGCGCACGCTCCGGTCGGTCGAGCAGGGCATGGGTCGCAGCGTCAGGGGCGAGAAGGACTACTCGGTCATCGTGGTGACGGGGGCCGACCTCGTTCGGCTGCTTCGCGAAAAGGCATCGCGGCATCACCTTTCCCCTCAGGTCTCGACCCAGATCGAAATCGGCCTGGAGATCGCCGAGCTCGCGCGGGAGGAAATCGAGAACGAGAGCAAGTCCCCGGAGGACGCCTTCGGCGGGCTCGTGCGCCAGTGCATCCGGCGCGACGAGGGCTGGAAGCAGTTCTATGCCGAGGAGATGGCGGGGGTGACGCCGGGCAGGGCGAACGCGAAGGTGCTTGGCGTCTATGCGGCCGAACTCGCGGCGGAGCAGGCTTACGTGGACGGGGATTATGCCCGTGCATCCGAGACCATCCAGGCGCTCCTCGACGACGGGTCGGTGGGAGAGGACGACAAGGGTTGGTACCTCCAGGAACGGGCCCGCTACGAGCATCAGTCGCGCCGTGCGGACGCCCAGGTTCTCCAAGTCTCCGCCCACCGTAAGAACCGTCTGCTGCTTAAGCCGCCGACGGGTGTCACGGTCTCCAAGCTCACGATCGTGAGCCAGGGCCGGATGGAGCGCATCGCGGACTGGGTCCGAGGCTTCGGCAGCTACGTGGAAATGGATGTCACGGTGAGCGACATCCTCGGGCGGCTCGTGTTCGGCACCAAGGCGGACAACTTCGAAAAGGCGCTCGACGAGTTGAGCCGCGCGCTCGGGTTCGCGGGCGAGCGCCCGGACAAGGAATGGAAGGAAGGGCCGGACAATCTCTGGGCCCTCGACGACAGGCGCTATCTCCTCATCGAGTGCAAGAGCGAGGTCGACGTCGCCCGCACCGAGATCGACAAGCGCGAGGCCGACCAGATGAACCGGTCAAGCACCTGGTTCAAGAAGCACTACGAGGGCATGTCGGCGACGCGCTTCATCATCCATCCCGCAGGCAAGATCCAGAGCGCGGCGGGCTTCAACGACCATGTCGAGGGGGTCAGGGTGAACGAGCTTCGACGGCTGGTGAAGGCCTGCCGCGGCTTCTTCAAGTCGTTCGAGGCCCAGGACTTCGCCGACCTGTCCGTCCGACAGATCCAGAAGTCGATCGACGCGCACAAACTGTCGGCCGACGACCTCTCGATCTCTTATTCGGTGAAGCTGAAGAGCCTGAAATGA
- a CDS encoding GcrA family cell cycle regulator, translated as MIKWTPEAKNFVLTLCDTQKLSGSQIADRLAAEHDLVVTKSAVIGVAFRAGRSFSGPRSTACLAAARAARAARVGRTDEQRRRDRERKAAKAATAVPKPASAPKQTPRPAIPAGIPTSLRIPLTQIGEAQCRFIADDPLAGPATCCGHATQHGSPWCPGHYALCTVPVRKAVSLWQPEHRRAA; from the coding sequence GTGATCAAGTGGACGCCCGAGGCGAAGAATTTTGTCCTCACTCTATGTGACACGCAGAAGCTCAGCGGGTCTCAGATCGCCGACCGGTTGGCCGCCGAGCACGACCTCGTCGTGACGAAGAGCGCCGTCATCGGTGTCGCCTTCCGTGCGGGACGGAGCTTCTCCGGCCCGCGCTCCACGGCATGCCTCGCCGCCGCCCGGGCCGCCCGGGCCGCGCGCGTCGGCCGCACTGATGAACAGCGCCGCCGGGACCGCGAGCGCAAAGCCGCCAAAGCCGCGACGGCAGTCCCCAAGCCCGCCTCGGCGCCCAAGCAGACGCCGCGGCCAGCCATCCCCGCCGGGATCCCCACGTCCCTGCGGATCCCCCTGACGCAGATCGGCGAGGCGCAGTGCCGGTTCATCGCCGACGACCCGCTCGCCGGGCCGGCTACGTGCTGCGGGCATGCGACCCAGCACGGCTCGCCCTGGTGCCCGGGACACTACGCGCTCTGCACCGTGCCCGTCCGCAAGGCCGTCTCGCTCTGGCAGCCTGAACACAGGAGGGCGGCATGA
- a CDS encoding 4'-phosphopantetheinyl transferase family protein, giving the protein MDLATIPPPGTGDPAWLPPEETARAARFLRRADRDRFTRSHQALRYVLGRHLGRHPRDLAFRTGAHGKPELDDPAAGHLPFNLSHSANHALIGIGAAAIGVDVEAERPITDALAIARAHFHPGEVADLTRLSGSARLRAFFACWTRKEAVVKALGLGLSLPLDRFRVTLPPAEPAILTWEQASGSEAGWSMHHLDLGPDAVGAVAIARADTPCARYRLPPNWADAT; this is encoded by the coding sequence GTGGACCTCGCAACGATCCCGCCCCCAGGGACCGGCGATCCCGCGTGGCTGCCGCCGGAGGAAACCGCGCGAGCCGCGCGCTTCCTGCGCCGCGCCGACCGGGATCGATTCACCCGCAGCCACCAGGCCCTGCGCTACGTCCTCGGCCGCCACCTCGGCCGACACCCACGGGACTTGGCGTTCCGGACGGGCGCCCACGGCAAGCCGGAACTGGACGACCCGGCTGCGGGCCACCTTCCGTTCAACCTCTCGCACTCGGCGAACCACGCCCTCATCGGCATCGGCGCCGCCGCCATCGGGGTAGACGTGGAGGCCGAGCGCCCGATCACGGACGCCCTCGCCATCGCGCGCGCGCATTTCCATCCCGGCGAGGTCGCGGACCTGACACGGCTGTCCGGCTCCGCCCGGCTCCGAGCGTTCTTCGCCTGCTGGACGCGCAAGGAGGCCGTGGTGAAGGCCCTGGGCCTCGGCCTCTCGCTGCCGCTCGACCGCTTCCGCGTCACCCTGCCCCCGGCCGAGCCCGCCATCCTGACCTGGGAACAGGCCAGCGGATCGGAGGCGGGATGGTCGATGCACCATCTCGACCTCGGTCCGGACGCGGTCGGAGCCGTCGCGATCGCCCGGGCGGACACACCCTGCGCCCGGTATCGCCTCCCCCCGAACTGGGCCGACGCGACCTGA
- a CDS encoding site-specific integrase, with protein sequence MPPRSGAEPKPRKPRAAKPKSLGKTGRGNPYLWWRPGRVDADGVDRNGRWWIVHRGKQVRSTGCGAGKDEERRALQALDDYTATLHVIAPEEAGGPRKNRPANEVLVAEVLDRYRDAKKGRVDPATGEVKGGVARHHELAQRIATLLDWWGTRTLDEVDSATCAEYVTSRVGTPWKAHARAGLDRNGEPRKGDGKPMRRGHSKPTKARVVTEGGARRELEDLRAAINAAIGDGLTRDTVRVTLPAKGEERDRWLTSAEAARILLGAWRKREVQTVHSGPRKGERVVGRLVCKHLARFVLVALRTGTRSGPVCNASFEKVVGKPWMELKTERSVEDRVERVVVDGAEYERRVQVPVVKRVAIFHRKALGTKEKENKKAPTVRMPDSLVAHLWRWRHVLGQTYVVEWQGKPVGSTKRSFANLCYDLGFGDDVVRHSLRHTAVTWGMQAGVDIWELAGYVGMTVEMIERRYGHHSPAHMEGARAALGGRGRKRAA encoded by the coding sequence ATGCCACCTCGGTCTGGGGCCGAACCAAAGCCCCGCAAGCCCCGGGCAGCCAAGCCCAAGTCCCTCGGCAAGACCGGACGCGGCAACCCCTACCTCTGGTGGCGCCCCGGACGCGTCGATGCCGACGGCGTCGACCGTAACGGCAGGTGGTGGATCGTCCACCGCGGCAAGCAGGTCCGAAGCACTGGCTGCGGTGCTGGCAAGGACGAGGAACGCCGCGCGCTCCAGGCCCTAGACGACTATACCGCGACCCTCCACGTCATCGCGCCTGAGGAAGCCGGCGGCCCGCGGAAGAACCGGCCGGCCAACGAGGTCCTCGTGGCCGAGGTCCTCGACCGGTACCGGGACGCGAAGAAGGGGCGGGTCGATCCCGCGACCGGCGAGGTGAAGGGCGGCGTCGCCCGGCACCACGAGCTGGCGCAGCGCATCGCCACCCTCCTCGACTGGTGGGGGACCCGGACCCTCGACGAGGTCGATAGCGCGACCTGCGCCGAATACGTGACCTCGCGCGTCGGCACGCCGTGGAAGGCGCACGCACGGGCTGGTCTCGATCGCAACGGCGAGCCGCGAAAGGGCGACGGGAAGCCGATGCGGCGCGGCCACTCCAAGCCGACGAAGGCCCGGGTCGTCACCGAGGGCGGGGCCCGGCGGGAGCTTGAGGACCTGCGCGCCGCCATCAACGCAGCGATCGGCGACGGCCTGACGCGCGACACCGTCCGGGTGACCCTGCCGGCCAAGGGCGAGGAGCGGGACCGCTGGCTGACCAGCGCAGAGGCCGCCCGGATCCTCCTCGGTGCCTGGCGCAAGAGGGAGGTGCAGACCGTCCACTCCGGCCCCCGGAAGGGTGAGCGTGTCGTCGGCCGTCTCGTGTGCAAGCACCTGGCGCGCTTCGTCCTCGTCGCGCTGCGCACAGGCACCCGGTCGGGACCCGTCTGCAACGCCAGCTTCGAGAAGGTCGTCGGCAAGCCGTGGATGGAGCTCAAGACCGAGCGGTCCGTCGAGGACCGGGTCGAGCGGGTCGTGGTCGACGGCGCCGAGTACGAGCGCCGTGTCCAGGTCCCCGTGGTCAAGCGCGTGGCGATCTTCCACCGCAAGGCGCTCGGCACCAAGGAGAAGGAGAATAAGAAGGCCCCCACCGTTCGGATGCCGGACAGCCTCGTCGCGCATCTCTGGCGCTGGCGCCACGTCCTCGGACAGACCTACGTCGTCGAGTGGCAGGGCAAGCCGGTCGGGTCGACCAAGCGGAGCTTCGCCAACCTTTGCTACGACCTCGGCTTCGGGGACGACGTCGTCCGGCACTCGCTCCGGCACACGGCCGTGACCTGGGGCATGCAGGCCGGCGTCGATATCTGGGAGCTTGCCGGGTACGTCGGCATGACGGTCGAGATGATCGAACGTCGGTATGGCCACCACTCGCCAGCCCACATGGAAGGGGCGCGCGCTGCCCTTGGCGGGAGGGGGCGGAAGCGGGCCGCCTAG
- a CDS encoding metallophosphoesterase family protein → MSRGRDIAARLGIRLLMDDAVLIGDTRFVGSILWTDFRFGSFSLSHARRTAQERFGMADYRRIRTGPSSRHQIEPGEVLGLHQRTRAFLEATLSEPHPGPTVVVTHHAPLPNSLPDPHTDLPWCYASDLRDLIHAGGPDLWVHGHICATADQTVGPTRIVCNPRGHAEETSGFDGSLII, encoded by the coding sequence ATGTCCCGGGGGCGGGACATTGCCGCGCGGCTCGGCATCCGCCTGCTGATGGACGACGCCGTCTTGATCGGCGACACGCGCTTCGTCGGCAGCATCCTCTGGACCGATTTTCGCTTCGGCTCGTTCAGCCTGAGCCACGCCAGGCGCACCGCGCAAGAACGCTTCGGGATGGCCGACTACCGGCGCATCCGCACCGGCCCGAGCTCGCGCCACCAGATCGAGCCGGGCGAAGTCCTCGGCCTGCACCAACGGACCCGGGCCTTCCTTGAGGCGACCCTCAGCGAGCCCCATCCGGGGCCGACCGTGGTCGTCACTCATCATGCGCCGCTCCCCAACAGTCTGCCCGACCCGCATACGGACCTGCCCTGGTGCTACGCGTCGGACCTGCGCGACCTCATTCACGCCGGGGGTCCCGACCTCTGGGTTCATGGGCACATCTGTGCAACGGCCGATCAAACGGTCGGACCGACCCGGATCGTCTGCAACCCGCGCGGCCACGCCGAGGAGACCTCCGGCTTCGACGGAAGCCTCATCATCTGA
- a CDS encoding metallophosphoesterase encodes MTTYFTSDTHFGHAGMLSDRMGRPRPFGSREEHDEHLVSAWNNRVRPGDRVFHVGDFAYGCSMKHAEAIFSRLAGHKTLLRGNHEARGERLGWEGGIHDVVAISIQDSGMANAVPVWLSHYAHVTWRDIHRGRLHFYGHSHGAIPPTARACDVGVDCWQFRPVTVPEIQELLADVAARQAGDALAGSMAQAA; translated from the coding sequence GTGACGACCTACTTCACCTCCGACACCCACTTCGGGCATGCTGGCATGCTCAGCGATCGCATGGGCAGGCCCCGTCCTTTCGGCTCCCGGGAGGAGCATGACGAGCACCTCGTGTCCGCCTGGAACAACCGCGTGCGCCCCGGCGACAGGGTCTTCCATGTCGGCGATTTTGCCTATGGCTGCTCGATGAAGCACGCCGAGGCGATCTTCTCACGCCTCGCAGGCCACAAGACGCTCCTCAGGGGCAATCACGAGGCCAGAGGCGAGCGGCTCGGCTGGGAGGGCGGGATCCACGATGTGGTGGCGATCTCGATCCAGGACAGCGGCATGGCGAATGCCGTCCCGGTGTGGCTCTCGCATTACGCGCACGTCACGTGGAGGGACATCCACAGGGGCCGCCTCCATTTCTACGGGCACTCCCACGGGGCCATCCCCCCGACGGCGCGGGCGTGCGATGTCGGCGTGGATTGCTGGCAATTCCGCCCAGTGACCGTGCCTGAGATCCAAGAGCTCCTCGCGGACGTGGCCGCCCGGCAAGCAGGGGACGCCCTTGCGGGCTCGATGGCGCAGGCAGCGTGA
- a CDS encoding RNA polymerase factor sigma-32 has product MADIAGIRRQFIRTAMEAPFLARDEERGLAVRWKDERDERALHGLISAHMRLVIAIAGRFRHYGLPMADLVQEGHVGLMEAAARFEPEREVRFSTYATWWIRASIQDYILRNWSIVRGGTSSAQKALFFNLRRLRARLMQSTEEHVGDEIHRRIATAIGVSREDVALMDARLSGPDMSLNAPVGEESEASSERMDFLVDGAALPDETVSATVDGERRLIWLNEALTVLSERELRILKERRLAEDQATLEALGHRLGISKERVRQIENRALEKLRRALAERFPQSGGNVYA; this is encoded by the coding sequence ATGGCGGATATCGCAGGGATCCGGCGGCAGTTCATACGCACGGCGATGGAGGCGCCCTTCCTTGCGCGGGATGAGGAACGGGGCCTCGCGGTCCGCTGGAAGGACGAGCGCGACGAACGCGCGCTGCACGGCCTGATCTCGGCGCACATGCGCCTCGTGATCGCGATCGCCGGCCGCTTTAGGCATTACGGCCTGCCCATGGCCGACCTCGTCCAGGAAGGCCATGTCGGCCTGATGGAAGCCGCCGCCCGGTTCGAACCGGAGCGTGAGGTCCGATTCTCCACCTATGCCACCTGGTGGATTCGCGCCTCCATCCAGGATTACATCCTGCGCAACTGGTCCATCGTCCGTGGCGGCACGAGTTCGGCCCAGAAGGCACTGTTCTTCAACCTGCGCCGCCTGCGCGCCCGCCTCATGCAGTCCACCGAGGAGCATGTCGGCGACGAGATCCACCGCCGCATCGCCACCGCCATCGGCGTGTCGCGCGAGGACGTGGCGCTGATGGATGCCCGCCTCTCGGGTCCGGACATGTCCCTCAACGCCCCCGTGGGCGAGGAGAGCGAGGCGTCCTCGGAGCGCATGGACTTCCTCGTCGACGGCGCCGCACTGCCGGACGAGACCGTCTCCGCCACCGTCGATGGCGAGCGCCGCCTGATCTGGCTCAACGAGGCCCTGACGGTCCTCTCCGAACGCGAGTTGCGCATCCTGAAGGAGCGCCGGCTTGCCGAGGATCAGGCGACCCTGGAGGCCCTGGGCCATCGCCTGGGCATCTCGAAGGAGCGCGTGCGCCAGATCGAGAACCGGGCCCTGGAAAAGCTGCGGCGGGCCCTGGCCGAGCGTTTCCCGCAATCGGGCGGCAACGTCTACGCCTGA